One segment of Macaca fascicularis isolate 582-1 chromosome 2, T2T-MFA8v1.1 DNA contains the following:
- the ACOX2 gene encoding peroxisomal acyl-coenzyme A oxidase 2 isoform X10: MGSPVHRVSLGDTWSRQMHPDMESERYMQSFDVERLTNILDGGAQNTALRRKVESIIHSYPEFSRKDNYFMTQNERYKAAMRRAFHIRLIAQRLGWLEDGRELGYAYRALSGDVALNIHRVFLKALRSLGSEEQIAKWDPLCKNIQIIATYAQTELGHGTYLQGLETEATYDAATQEFVIHSPTLTATKWWPGDLGRSATHALVQAQLVCSGARRGMHAFIVPIRSLRDHTPLPGIIVGDIGPKMDFDQMDNGFLRLNHVRVPRENMLSRFAQVLPDGTYIKLGTAQSNYLPMVVVRVELLLGEVLPTLQKACVIATRYSVIRRQSQLRPSDPEAKVLDYQTQQQKLFPQLAISYAFHFLAVSLLEFFQHAYTAILNRDFSLLPELHALSTGMKAMMSEFCTQGAEMCRRACGGHGYSKLSGLPSLVTKLSASCTYEGENTVLYLQVARFLVKSYLQTQMSPGSTPQRSLPPSVAYLATPDLARCPAQRAADFLCPELYTTAWAHVAARFQGSWMDGQETENKKGLKVNKMAND; the protein is encoded by the exons ATGGGCAGCCCAGTGCACCGAGTGTCACTGGGGGATACCTGGAGCAGGCAAATGCACCCCGACATGGAGAGCGAGAGGTATATGCAGTCCTTTGACGTGGAACGGCTCACCAACATCCTTGATGGAGGTGCCCAGAACACTGCTCTCCGGAGGAAAGTTG AGAGCATCATCCACAGTTACCCAGAGTTTAGCCGTAAGGACAATTATTTCATGACCCAGAATGAGCGTTATAAGGCTGCCATGCGGAGGGCATTCCACATCCGGTTGATAGCACAGCGCCTGGGTTGGTTGGAAGATGGTCGTGAATTAGGCTATGCTTACAG AGCCCTTTCTGGAGATGTGGCTTTAAATATACACAGAGTCTTCCTGAAAGCCCTCAGGAGCCTGGGCTCAGAGGAACAGATTGCCAAATGGGACCCACTCTGCAAAAACATCCAGATCATCGCAACGTATGCACAGACAGAGCTGGGACATG GGACATATCTTCAGGGCCTGGAGACTGAAGCCACCTATGACGCAGCCACCCAGGAGTTTGTGATACACAGCCCCACGCTGACTGCCACCAAATGGTGGCCTGGAGACC TGGGACGGTCAGCCACCCATGCCCTGGTCCAGGCCCAGCTGGTCTGCTCAGGAGCCCGGCGGGGCATGCACGCTTTTATTGTGCCAATCCGGAGTCTTCGGGACCATACCCCACTGCCAG GAATCATCGTTGGGGACATCGGGCCCAAGATGGACTTTGATCAAATGGACAACGGCTTCCTGCGGCTGAACCATGTGCGGGTCCCCAGGGAGAACATGCTGAGTCGCTTTGCACAG GTCTTGCCAGATGGCACATACATCAAACTCGGGACAGCACAGAGCAACTACCTTCCCATGGTGGTGGTGCGGGTGGAGCTGCTGTTAGGGGAGGTCCTCCCTACACTGCAGAAGGCCTGTGTCATCGCCACGCGCTACTCAGTCATCCGCCGCCAATCCCAGCTCCGGCCCAG TGACCCAGAGGCAAAGGTCCTGGACTACCAGACGCAGCAGCAGAAACTCTTTCCTCAGCTGGCCATCAGTTATGCCTTCCATTTCCTGGCAGTCAGCCTCTTGGAGTTCTTCCAGCACGCCTACACTGCCATTCTGAACAGAGACTTCAGCTTGCTGCCTGAG CTCCACGCACTGAGCACAGGCATGAAGGCCATGATGTCGGAATTCTGCACTCAGGGAGCTGAGATGTGCCGCAGGGCCTGTGGCGGACACGGCTACTCAAAGCTGAGTGGCCTGCCATCACTGGTCACCAAATTGTCGGCCTCCTGCACCTATGAGGGTGAGAACACAGTGCTCTACCTGCAGGTGGCCAG GTTTCTGGTGAAGAGCTACCTGCAGACTCAGATGTCCCCTGGCTCCACGCCACAGAGATCTCTCCCTCCATCTGTCGCGTATCTCGCCACACCTGACCTGGCCAGGTGTCCAGCCCAGAGGGCAGCCGACTTCCTCTGCCCAGAGCTCTACACCACAGCCTGGGCACACGTGGCAGCAAG ATTCCAAGGGTCATGGATGGACGggcaggaaacagaaaataagaagggATTAAAGGTTAATAAAATGGCAAATGACTAA
- the ACOX2 gene encoding peroxisomal acyl-coenzyme A oxidase 2 isoform X8, translating into MGSPVHRVSLGDTWSRQMHPDMESERYMQSFDVERLTNILDGGAQNTALRRKVESIIHSYPEFSRKDNYFMTQNERYKAAMRRAFHIRLIAQRLGWLEDGRELGYAYRALSGDVALNIHRVFLKALRSLGSEEQIAKWDPLCKNIQIIATYAQTELGHGTYLQGLETEATYDAATQEFVIHSPTLTATKWWPGDLGRSATHALVQAQLVCSGARRGMHAFIVPIRSLRDHTPLPGIIVGDIGPKMDFDQMDNGFLRLNHVRVPRENMLSRFAQVLPDGTYIKLGTAQSNYLPMVVVRVELLLGEVLPTLQKACVIATRYSVIRRQSQLRPSDPEAKVLDYQTQQQKLFPQLAISYAFHFLAVSLLEFFQHAYTAILNRDFSLLPELHALSTGMKAMMSEFCTQGAEMCRRACGGHGYSKLSGLPSLVTKLSASCTYEGENTVLYLQVARFLVKSYLQTQMSPGSTPQRSLPPSVAYLATPDLARCPAQRAADFLCPELYTTAWAHVAARLIKDSVHHLQTLTQSGADQHEAWNQTTVIHLQAAKSVGKYLSTHSALGTEVGAQQ; encoded by the exons ATGGGCAGCCCAGTGCACCGAGTGTCACTGGGGGATACCTGGAGCAGGCAAATGCACCCCGACATGGAGAGCGAGAGGTATATGCAGTCCTTTGACGTGGAACGGCTCACCAACATCCTTGATGGAGGTGCCCAGAACACTGCTCTCCGGAGGAAAGTTG AGAGCATCATCCACAGTTACCCAGAGTTTAGCCGTAAGGACAATTATTTCATGACCCAGAATGAGCGTTATAAGGCTGCCATGCGGAGGGCATTCCACATCCGGTTGATAGCACAGCGCCTGGGTTGGTTGGAAGATGGTCGTGAATTAGGCTATGCTTACAG AGCCCTTTCTGGAGATGTGGCTTTAAATATACACAGAGTCTTCCTGAAAGCCCTCAGGAGCCTGGGCTCAGAGGAACAGATTGCCAAATGGGACCCACTCTGCAAAAACATCCAGATCATCGCAACGTATGCACAGACAGAGCTGGGACATG GGACATATCTTCAGGGCCTGGAGACTGAAGCCACCTATGACGCAGCCACCCAGGAGTTTGTGATACACAGCCCCACGCTGACTGCCACCAAATGGTGGCCTGGAGACC TGGGACGGTCAGCCACCCATGCCCTGGTCCAGGCCCAGCTGGTCTGCTCAGGAGCCCGGCGGGGCATGCACGCTTTTATTGTGCCAATCCGGAGTCTTCGGGACCATACCCCACTGCCAG GAATCATCGTTGGGGACATCGGGCCCAAGATGGACTTTGATCAAATGGACAACGGCTTCCTGCGGCTGAACCATGTGCGGGTCCCCAGGGAGAACATGCTGAGTCGCTTTGCACAG GTCTTGCCAGATGGCACATACATCAAACTCGGGACAGCACAGAGCAACTACCTTCCCATGGTGGTGGTGCGGGTGGAGCTGCTGTTAGGGGAGGTCCTCCCTACACTGCAGAAGGCCTGTGTCATCGCCACGCGCTACTCAGTCATCCGCCGCCAATCCCAGCTCCGGCCCAG TGACCCAGAGGCAAAGGTCCTGGACTACCAGACGCAGCAGCAGAAACTCTTTCCTCAGCTGGCCATCAGTTATGCCTTCCATTTCCTGGCAGTCAGCCTCTTGGAGTTCTTCCAGCACGCCTACACTGCCATTCTGAACAGAGACTTCAGCTTGCTGCCTGAG CTCCACGCACTGAGCACAGGCATGAAGGCCATGATGTCGGAATTCTGCACTCAGGGAGCTGAGATGTGCCGCAGGGCCTGTGGCGGACACGGCTACTCAAAGCTGAGTGGCCTGCCATCACTGGTCACCAAATTGTCGGCCTCCTGCACCTATGAGGGTGAGAACACAGTGCTCTACCTGCAGGTGGCCAG GTTTCTGGTGAAGAGCTACCTGCAGACTCAGATGTCCCCTGGCTCCACGCCACAGAGATCTCTCCCTCCATCTGTCGCGTATCTCGCCACACCTGACCTGGCCAGGTGTCCAGCCCAGAGGGCAGCCGACTTCCTCTGCCCAGAGCTCTACACCACAGCCTGGGCACACGTGGCAGCAAG ACTGATAAAGGACTCAGTGCACCATTTACAGACCCTGACGCAATCCGGAGCTGACCAGCACGAGGCCTGGAACCAGACCACTGTCATACACCTCCAGGCTGCTAAG TCAGTCGGCAAATATTTGAGCACCCACTCTGCACTGGGCACTGAGGTGGGTGCTCAACAGTGA